From Rutidosis leptorrhynchoides isolate AG116_Rl617_1_P2 chromosome 3, CSIRO_AGI_Rlap_v1, whole genome shotgun sequence, a single genomic window includes:
- the LOC139895923 gene encoding auxin response factor 18-like codes for MINIMDHVNKPLNEADKTLDGQLWHACAGGMVQMPEINSKVFYFPQGHAEHAAIGNGGFRDLPRIPPYILCGVSAVNFMADSDTDEVYAKIGLVPLRNHKDCDFDDDGLLGFDHNKHENQDKPASFAKTLTQSDANNGGGFSVPRYCAETIFPRLDYTAEPPVQTILAKDVHGKLWKFRHIYRGTPRRHLLTTGWSNFVNHKKLVAGDSIVFLRADNGDLCVGIRRAKRGIGRGFLDSNSSGWNTAVGGVGNSGKVSVNSVIEAASLAAAGRPFEVVYYPRASTPEFCVKAATVKAAMRIQWCPGMRFKMAFETEDSSRISWFMGTISSVDVDDQIRWPNSPWRLLQVAWDEPDLLQNVKRVSPWLVELVSNMPSIHLSPFSPPRKKLRIPQPPDFPLLSMPSLISNHIPASIQGARHNPQFGFDHHLHHQNQNHHQYFNKIQPFPFGSPRFPPRYMETVQENQENVSCLLTIGNNCGNSKTSSKDEKKPTLMLFGKPIFTEQQISDSSSGETVGNQSDGSVVVQNGPVESSSDEAGPWRKDQRSEFGLETGHCKIFMESEDVGRTLDLAALRSYEELHRKLADMFSVEKSIMLNNLIYRTTSGSVKHTGDESFSEFSKTAQRLTIVMDSGSNNNVVV; via the exons ATGATTAATATAATGGATCATGTGAATAAACCCTTGAATGAAGCTGATAAAACCTTAGATGGTCAGTTATGGCATGCTTGTGCAGGTGGTATGGTACAAATGCCTGAAATAAACTCTAAAGTTTTCTACTTTCCACAAGGTCATGCCGAACATGCCGCCATAGGCAATGGCGGTTTTCGGGATCTGCCACGGATCCCGCCGTACATTCTTTGTGGTGTATCTGCAGTGAACTTCATGGCAGATAGTGACACAGATGAAGTTTATGCCAAAATTGGACTTGTCCCTTTAAGAAATCACAAAGATtgtgattttgatgatgatggtcTCTTGGGGTTTGACCATAACAAACATGAAAATCAAGATAAACCGGCTTCGTTTGCAAAGACATTGACTCAATCTGATGCGAATAACGGTGGTGGTTTTTCGGTTCCAAGATACTGTGCCGAAACAATCTTTCCAAGATTGGATTACACTGCTGAACCGCCGGTTCAAACCATCTTGGCTAAGGATGTTCATGGCAAGTTATGGAAGTTTCGGCATATCTATCGTGGAACCCCTCGCCGGCACCTTTTGACAACCGGTTGGTCCAACTTTGTCAACCATAAGAAGCTGGTGGCTGGCGATTCAATCGTGTTTTTGAGAGCAGATAATGGTGATCTTTGTGTTGGGATTCGAAGGGCGAAAAGGGGAATTGGTAGGGGGTTTCTTGATTCAAATTCTTCTGGGTGGAATACGGCGGTTGGTGGGGTCGGGAACTCGGGGAAAGTGAGTGTGAATTCAGTGATTGAAGCTGCGAGTCTAGCGGCTGCTGGTCGGCCTTTCGAGGTGGTTTATTATCCTCGAGCTAGTACACCAGAGTTTTGTGTGAAAGCTGCGACTGTTAAGGCTGCAATGCGGATTCAATGGTGTCCTGGGATGAGGTTCAAGATGGCTTTCGAGACTGAAGATTCGTCCAGAATTAGCTGGTTTATGGGCACGATTTCTTCTGTCGATGTTGATGATCAGATTCGTTGGCCTAATTCGCCTTGGAGGCTGCTTCAG GTAGCATGGGATGAACCTGATTTGCTACAAAATGTGAAACGGGTCAGCCCGTGGTTAGTTGAATTGGTGTCGAATATGCCATCGATtcatctttcaccattttcgccaCCAAGAAAGAAACTTCGGATCCCACAACCGCCCGATTTCCCACTTTTATCAATGCCATCATTGATCTCAAACCATATTCCTGCAAGCATTCAGGGAGCCAGGCATAATCCACAATTCGGATTCGATCATCACCTTCATCATCAAAATCAAAACCATCATCAATACTTCAACAAGATCCAACCTTTTCCATTCGGGTCACCAAGATTTCCTCCAAGATATATGGAAACAGTCCAAGAAAATCAAGAAAATGTTTCTTGCTTACTAACAATAGGTAACAACTGCGGTAACTCGAAAACAAGCTCAAAAGATGAGAAGAAACCGACCCTAATGTTGTTCGGTAAGCCAATTTTCACCGAACAACAGATCTCGGATAGCAGTTCTGGTGAGACTGTAGGGAACCAATCTGATGGTTCTGTAGTGGTCCAAAATGGTCCAGTTGAGAGCTCATCAGATGAAGCTGGTCCATGGCGCAAGGACCAAAGATCTGAGTTTGGTCTTGAAACGGGCCACTGCAAGATATTTATGGAGTCAGAAGACGTGGGACGTACGCTTGATCTGGCTGCTCTTCGTTCATACGAAGAATTGCACCGAAAGCTTGCAGATATGTTCAGTGTAGAGAAATCTATAATGCTCAACAATTTGATTTACCGAACAACATCTGGTTCGGTAAAACACACTGGAGATGAATCATTCAG TGAGTTCTCAAAGACAGCACAAAGACTAACAATTGTGATGGATTCTGGCAGCAATAATAATGTAGTAGTTTAA